A single uncultured Acetobacterium sp. DNA region contains:
- the rsmD gene encoding 16S rRNA (guanine(966)-N(2))-methyltransferase RsmD, giving the protein MRIIAGEKRGKKLVDITGNKVRPTTDKIKGAIFNSLQNDIRQAKVFVDLFSGTGAMGLEALSRGVNQAYFFDVSRESIQITKKNIAQLGYEDRAKVFNQSALSGVEMLEQNKVRCDIIFIDPPYSQIEEIHNLLEILSEKEILSENGKLVIETEKSVIMPLVKNKLSCYKSKNYGITTISYYSRENYELENCSLPREF; this is encoded by the coding sequence ATGCGGATCATTGCCGGTGAAAAACGTGGTAAAAAATTAGTCGACATCACAGGAAATAAGGTCAGGCCGACAACAGATAAAATAAAGGGGGCAATTTTCAATAGCCTTCAAAATGACATACGGCAGGCAAAAGTGTTTGTTGATCTGTTCTCGGGAACCGGGGCGATGGGACTGGAAGCCCTGAGTCGGGGAGTCAATCAGGCGTATTTTTTTGATGTTTCCAGAGAGAGTATCCAAATTACCAAAAAAAATATTGCCCAGCTTGGTTACGAAGACCGTGCGAAGGTGTTTAATCAATCAGCTTTAAGCGGTGTGGAAATGCTGGAACAAAATAAAGTAAGGTGTGATATCATATTTATTGACCCGCCTTATTCTCAGATCGAAGAAATCCATAATTTACTGGAAATTCTTTCTGAAAAAGAAATTCTTTCTGAAAATGGAAAATTAGTGATAGAAACAGAAAAATCTGTTATAATGCCATTAGTAAAAAATAAATTGTCATGTTATAAGTCTAAAAATTACGGTATCACGACAATTAGTTATTATTCTAGGGAGAATTATGAGCTTGAAAATTGCAGTTTACCCAGGGAGTTTTGA
- the coaD gene encoding pantetheine-phosphate adenylyltransferase, whose translation MKIAVYPGSFDPITKGHLDMIERATKIFDQVIVCVMVNSTKKYLFTCEERVELIKDCLHGIENVEVDFYDGLLIDYVRMRNTNIIVKGLRAFLDFEYEFQMALTNKHLDNEIETFFMITSNKHSYLSSTLVKELVKYQGDVSDFLPKNVERAVQKKYEEGCMK comes from the coding sequence TTGAAAATTGCAGTTTACCCAGGGAGTTTTGATCCCATTACCAAAGGTCATCTTGATATGATAGAAAGAGCGACGAAAATATTTGATCAGGTAATTGTTTGCGTGATGGTTAACAGCACCAAAAAATATCTTTTCACCTGTGAGGAACGTGTGGAGCTAATTAAAGATTGTCTTCATGGAATTGAAAATGTAGAGGTTGATTTCTATGATGGCCTCCTCATTGATTATGTGAGAATGAGAAATACCAATATCATTGTCAAGGGGCTTCGCGCTTTTTTGGATTTTGAATATGAGTTTCAAATGGCATTAACGAATAAGCATCTTGATAATGAGATTGAAACATTTTTTATGATAACCAGTAATAAACATTCTTATTTAAGCTCGACATTAGTAAAAGAACTTGTTAAATATCAGGGAGATGTGTCTGATTTTCTCCCCAAAAACGTTGAAAGAGCTGTACAAAAGAAGTATGAGGAAGGATGTATGAAATGA